In Notamacropus eugenii isolate mMacEug1 chromosome 1, mMacEug1.pri_v2, whole genome shotgun sequence, one genomic interval encodes:
- the AURKA gene encoding aurora kinase A isoform X2, whose product MEKSKENSVSGPSNKMMTPLGEGPKRVPVTQQISSQNRLPTSSGQAQRVLCSSNTLLVSSQAQKNISSHKAIHTQQPQKLQPAPVIHPVSRTPNSTLNTEQSQTPASANTSGKGEPPRQKNEETKKRQWALDDFEIGRPLGKGKFGSVYLAREKQSKFILALKVLFKSHLEKAGVEHQLRREVEIQSHLRHPNILRLYGYFHDVTRVYLILEYAPRGEVYRELQKLSKFDEQRTATYITELADALSYCHSKKVIHRDIKPENLLLGSDGELKIADFGWSVHAPSSRRTTLCGTLDYLPPEMIEGRMHDEKVDLWSLGVLCYEFLVGKPPFEAETYQETYRSISKVEYKFPDFVTEGARDLISRLLKHNPYQRLTLKEVLEHPWIIANSSKSPSGRKSKESNSAKS is encoded by the exons aTGATGACTCCACTTGGGGAAGGTCCAAAGCGTGTGCCTGTGACTCAGCAGATTTCTTCTCAGAATCGGTTACCTACAAGTAGTGGGCAAGCTCAGCGAGTCTTATGTTCATCAAATACTCTTCTAGTTTCTTCCCAGGCACAAAAGAATATCTCCAGTCATAAAGCAATTCACACTCAACAGCCACAGAAGTTACAACCAGCACCTGTAATTCATCCTGTATCAAGAACACCAAATAGCACTCTAAACACTGAGCAGTCTCAGACACCAGCGTCAG CAAACACTTCTGGAAAGGGAGAACCACCAAGgcagaaaaatgaggaaacaaaaaa AAGGCAGTGGGCATTGGATGACTTTGAAATTGGTCGCCCTTTGGgaaaaggaaagtttggaagtgTTTACTTGGCACGAGAGAAGCAAAGCAAGTTTATCCTGGCACTTAAAGTGCTTTTTAAGTCCCATCTGGAAAAAGCAGGAGTTGAACATCAGCTGAGGCGAGAAGTAGAAATACAGTCTCATCTTAG GCATCCTAATATTCTGAGATTATATGGTTATTTTCATGATGTCACAAGAGTTTACCTAATTCTAGAATATGCACCTCGTGGAGAAGTCTATAGAGAGCTTCAAAAGCTTTCAAAGTTTGATGAACAGAGAACGGCTACT TATATCACAGAACTGGCAGATGCCTTATCATACTGCCACTCAAAAAAGGTGATTCATCGTGATATTAAGCCAGAGAACTTACTACTTGGATCAGATGGAGAGCTGAAGATTGCAGATTTTGGCTGGTCAGTTCATGCCCCATCATCTAG GAGGACAACTCTTTGTGGCACACTTGACTATCTACCTCCTGAGATGATTGAAGGCAGGATGCATGATGAAAAGGTAGATCTTTGGAGTCTTGGAGTTCTGTGCTATGAATTTCTAGTTGGAAAACCTCCTTTTGAGGCAGAAACTTATCAAGAAACTTACAGAAGCATTTCAAAG GTTGAATATAAATTCCCTGACTTTGTAACAGAAGGGGCTAGAGATCTCATTTCAAGACTTTTGAAGCATAATCCTTACCAAAGGCTGACACTGAAGGAGGTCCTTGAACATCCTTGGATCATAGCAAATTCTTCGAAATCACCAAGCGGCCGAAAAAGCAAAGAATCAAACAGTGCAAAATCTTAA
- the AURKA gene encoding aurora kinase A isoform X1, with protein sequence MMITSPCLPHRIGNMEKSKENSVSGPSNKMMTPLGEGPKRVPVTQQISSQNRLPTSSGQAQRVLCSSNTLLVSSQAQKNISSHKAIHTQQPQKLQPAPVIHPVSRTPNSTLNTEQSQTPASANTSGKGEPPRQKNEETKKRQWALDDFEIGRPLGKGKFGSVYLAREKQSKFILALKVLFKSHLEKAGVEHQLRREVEIQSHLRHPNILRLYGYFHDVTRVYLILEYAPRGEVYRELQKLSKFDEQRTATYITELADALSYCHSKKVIHRDIKPENLLLGSDGELKIADFGWSVHAPSSRRTTLCGTLDYLPPEMIEGRMHDEKVDLWSLGVLCYEFLVGKPPFEAETYQETYRSISKVEYKFPDFVTEGARDLISRLLKHNPYQRLTLKEVLEHPWIIANSSKSPSGRKSKESNSAKS encoded by the exons aTGATGACTCCACTTGGGGAAGGTCCAAAGCGTGTGCCTGTGACTCAGCAGATTTCTTCTCAGAATCGGTTACCTACAAGTAGTGGGCAAGCTCAGCGAGTCTTATGTTCATCAAATACTCTTCTAGTTTCTTCCCAGGCACAAAAGAATATCTCCAGTCATAAAGCAATTCACACTCAACAGCCACAGAAGTTACAACCAGCACCTGTAATTCATCCTGTATCAAGAACACCAAATAGCACTCTAAACACTGAGCAGTCTCAGACACCAGCGTCAG CAAACACTTCTGGAAAGGGAGAACCACCAAGgcagaaaaatgaggaaacaaaaaa AAGGCAGTGGGCATTGGATGACTTTGAAATTGGTCGCCCTTTGGgaaaaggaaagtttggaagtgTTTACTTGGCACGAGAGAAGCAAAGCAAGTTTATCCTGGCACTTAAAGTGCTTTTTAAGTCCCATCTGGAAAAAGCAGGAGTTGAACATCAGCTGAGGCGAGAAGTAGAAATACAGTCTCATCTTAG GCATCCTAATATTCTGAGATTATATGGTTATTTTCATGATGTCACAAGAGTTTACCTAATTCTAGAATATGCACCTCGTGGAGAAGTCTATAGAGAGCTTCAAAAGCTTTCAAAGTTTGATGAACAGAGAACGGCTACT TATATCACAGAACTGGCAGATGCCTTATCATACTGCCACTCAAAAAAGGTGATTCATCGTGATATTAAGCCAGAGAACTTACTACTTGGATCAGATGGAGAGCTGAAGATTGCAGATTTTGGCTGGTCAGTTCATGCCCCATCATCTAG GAGGACAACTCTTTGTGGCACACTTGACTATCTACCTCCTGAGATGATTGAAGGCAGGATGCATGATGAAAAGGTAGATCTTTGGAGTCTTGGAGTTCTGTGCTATGAATTTCTAGTTGGAAAACCTCCTTTTGAGGCAGAAACTTATCAAGAAACTTACAGAAGCATTTCAAAG GTTGAATATAAATTCCCTGACTTTGTAACAGAAGGGGCTAGAGATCTCATTTCAAGACTTTTGAAGCATAATCCTTACCAAAGGCTGACACTGAAGGAGGTCCTTGAACATCCTTGGATCATAGCAAATTCTTCGAAATCACCAAGCGGCCGAAAAAGCAAAGAATCAAACAGTGCAAAATCTTAA